The genomic DNA AATGCAAGTAAAAATGGGTTCTGATTTATGTAATGTTCAAAAGAAGGCAACtgaataaatcaaaatcatgtTTGTTACAGGATTTATTCAAAAAAGTGGCATGCGGTCCTTTTACTGTTTACTGGCGTCATTCGTCACAGGAGAGGACTGACCAAGGTagctttttatttcatttaattcaacATTAGATAACCCTTTGTCCTGCAAAAATTAGCACAAGTAATGGCCATATACATAATGGGTAACAAGTATTTGGTCATGTTTAACAGGTCACAAGTAATGGTAAGATGCAACAAGTGGTGGGTCACACATTACAGTTCACAAGTATAGGGTTATAGAAACAGGTACCAAGTAGAAGGTCACAGGTAATGAATAACGTAGTATGTTACAAATAGTGGGTCATGAGTAACAGGTAGATAGCAAGTAACAAAAAGTTGGTTACGGGTAACAGGTCACAAGTAATGGATCATATGTGACAGGTTGTGAGTAACGGTCATGGGTAACAATTCACAACTTATGGGTCAAAGATAACTGGTAACAAGAAGTGGATTGTGGGTAACAGGTCACTAGTAATGGCTCACAGATAACAGGTTATGAGTAGTGGATCATGGTTAACAAGTAACTAGTAGCGGGTCTTAGATGACAGGTACCAAGTAGAGGATCATAGGTAACAGGTCATTGGTAGTAAATCATAGATGACAGATAACGAGTAATGGGTCATAGGTAACATGTCACTAATTATGGGTGATAGAAAACAGGGAACAAGAAGTGGATCATGGGCAAAAGGTCACTAAAAATGGCTCATAGATATCAGGTAACAAGAAGAGGGTAATGAGTAACAGGTTGTTAAAAATGGGTCATAGACAATAGCTAACAAGTAGAGGATCATGGGTAATGGGCCATTTGTAATGGCTTATACATAAGAAGTAACAAGTAGTAGATCTTGGGTAACTGGTCACTATCATGGGTCAGAAAACAAGTACCAAGTAGGGGGCTATGGGTAACAGGTCACCAGTAATGGTTCATGGAAAACAAGTGACAAGTAGTGGATCAAGGGTAACAGGTTACTAGTTATGGCTCATAGATAACAGGGTGTAACAGGGTCATAGGTAACATGAGGGAACACAAATTAAGTGAGTAAAGAAAgctaaggaaaaagaaaagctgaacTTCAATTTCTTCACCTCTGGCTCTCTCCTAACTTTTCTCTTGTTGGCTGAGAGAAGCCTCTTATTTCACAACATTTTGTGAAATGTGCCAAAAATTCCCTTTTGTCGTGCAGTGTATGACATGATGTAAACAGAATGTGCAAATCGGGATGTTGGATGAAAGCCCATAGCTAACATCAACGTTTGTGACACCTTTCACTCTACAGTACAAGTTCCCCAAGCATATGTGACCGTGAAAGGCAAAATGGACACTAATGTTTCTCTGTTTGAATGGGTAAACCATCTGTATCTGTTTGTTATTCGTTTAAATGCCTCAAAAAAATCCGTTCAAAGCATTTGACAAACCATTCAAACCATTTGCATATCCGTTCAAAATACATTAGCATCCGTTCAAAGTGAAGTGACATTTGTTCAATTGGTTTTGACATCCATTCAATTATTCTTTCAGTCGCATTCAACATTTagatttaacaatttttttactgcAAATTAACTTTTACTTCTTtctcaaagcaaaaaaatgaaattttgaacattttgacCAGATTTTTTTGACAgtaatcttaaataaaaaatgcaacTATGCCCAGGGGAACATCTACTGTTTTACTCACTCTGGAATTTCCCCATTAGGTAGCACAATACTAAGAGTGTCATGTATGAGATTGTACTTCATAATTCTGTCAGCAGATGTAGTGGATGTCAGTGAAGGAGAGGCATTCacctgcaaataaaaaaaaagctactgGACACCTGACAACTACTAGATATATAAATTCTGCacaataaataatggtaatagggtCCTGGGAAGTCCAttgaatgataaataaaattggAGGACTGTGAAGTGGGAGTTTAAATTGTCAATCATGAATATGATTGCAGATATAATTTGACCACACAGAGTGCTGTTAGCCAATAATCAAAACTGTGACCAATTTGAGAAACAACCTAGCCATCTGCacacatttttatcaaaaaaaaaacaacagttaattTGCAAAATGCACAAAAACAGCTCATGCACTAGACTAACCTCTATAAGCCAAGGCTTCAGATTATCATCAATGATGATGTCATAGCTGAAATCAAGGACATTCTCTTAAGAACTGAGCATTTAATCTGATGATTTCAGATTTTATGGGGATAAAAATGCATTTAATAAGAAACATACAGGCATGCTTTTGCTACAGTTGATTTAATTGGAAATGACTTAGATGAATTCTGATATTTGTTTATACTTACCCATAACATTCAAAGCAGTGCCGGTCATTGGCTATAACATTCTGAAAATTGATATAGCATATTTGTTGAGGAACCTTAAGCATTTGCAAATGGCTAAGAGCTATGGAAATTGAATCAAAATTTCTTCTAGATGCAAATGAAAGTGCACCTGAATTTTGTGACTATAGTGTTTAATACCAATTACTGATACCAAAggataaattattttaactcaCACAATAACAAAGTTGCACCCCTTGAGGtgatattttattaatattttgaCAATTCTTCTTTCAAGAACAAAGCATTACTCAGCCAACAAGTAAGGAGAATAGACAAACTTGTCAGTTAAAAGGCATGATAAATTTTTGATATTATAACAAAATTTCTTCtgtaatttaaaaagaaacctaTACTAGATAGAAGGGGGAATTACTGATCAGTTATTGCTAATAAAAAGGATAAGTGACTCAGAGACTTTTAACATAATCAATATGAGACCTTATTGAAATGAACTATTTAGTACCTAtcaataatgaaaaattatgtCTGAATCACTGATTTCCTTCATATCTCTACCACATGGATGTGAAGGGGCTCTATTTATTGGTACAGCTGGATCAACTGACATTACCTGAACAGCCTTCAGAGAGTGAACTATGCACCAGTTTATGTCATCAAATAGTTTATCTGTAACCTACAATGCATCAGATGATACAGCTGTGAACAAAAATCTCAATACCATGTTGCACTGTCAAGACATTGACAAGTGCAAGCCTAGTCCCATTTAAGCTGGTTGATGGtgtattcttttctttctctctcaaattcAAGACCAGGAACATCTTTGCCATCACTAAGTACCACTGACCATGAAGGCAAACTGCTCACTATTAAACACATTTCCCCCCACAGCTCTTAAAGAATTGGACTGTTTCATCTAAGTTACAAGAGTTTAGCACTTTCCTGATGTCATTAATGCATGGCCCTACTCATCCAAAGAGGAGATACCTTGTCCAAAAAACTTCTTAAAAGTTAAGCAGCATGTCATGCCTTCTCAGAGAACCATGTCAACACTAAAGTCACTTTTAACAACCAGCCAGTAGTATTGTTGAACTGCTTACATTTACAGCAAGCAAAATGGTGCTTTGCAGAAAGGTGATAATTTTCTGTCATGTGTTTTCCACTTAGCTTCTGTGAGCATGTATTGGGTAATCAGGTATTAGTAAAACCTGAGGAAAAACATTTGCTTTGCCAAGCTTTGAAAGTTGGGCACACCACAAATCCTAGTCACTCTTGGCAAGATGTTTTCTCTTTCTCATCAGAAAATTTACAGTGCCTTTTGAGTTCTGCTTTGCTTTGATTATTCTACTACCCCCAGATAGCAAAAATGTCCTTAAATAATTTGTGATTTCTCAATTACAGTTTTGAATAGAAAATTAGTCAAGAGTAAGTTACTTATCAGTTGGCCAAATTAAACAAAGTATCAGAAAGTATAAGAATTATCTCTCAGGgcttattttttattgttaattagTTCACTGTGTTAATAGTCTAAAAAATTCAGAAAGGAACACTTTTACAAAATCTGAGCCAAATTACTCACCTCCTTCCCTCTTGTTCCTTCAagataaaattgtaaattttttactGTCCATTTACCTCCATGAATTGGATTATATTCttcctttgaaaaagaaacattgtaGCTATAAGATAGCATTCCAAacaatcatttcattttgatCTCAAATCTCTCTTACCCCATATTTTTGAATTGCAACATTTGTAAGATGGACAAACATGTTGTCAAGTTCACTAAGACTTGCATTGTATTGGACAGTGCAAAATCGACAGAATCCAAGTTTGTACCTGCAGAAGAAAGCAAGGAGAGACACTacaatttaaaatcttttttttaaaacaacatgTCTTTCTCTGCTGTAAAAGCTTTTAACAAGGTAAGTTAAGAAGCTGTTAGAGCAAGGTGAGATAATAAAATAGAACACGTTTTGATAATGTACAAGTTGCTTGAGGTAACAATGAGATTCATCTTAGAAAGACTCAACCTTTTGACCAAGGAACAGACATTTTGGTGTTAATCAAGTAGTTTTGCCAATTAAGTAGTTTTTTTAGGCGGATTCCCTCACATACCTCTTTTACATAGAACGCAATGAAATTCTAGtcataaaaatttcaagatatCTCCTTACACACTACACTGCTCATTATGGTTGTTGAAGTTAGTTAAGTGCGCTATCAAATAATGTATTTAACAGTTTAATCCAAAACACCAATCAAATGCCATCTGTCTATGGGAATGGAAAATGAACAAGTATATGTATTAACCCAGATCCCTTGATACTTTGGTAATctacttgcaataaatttccCAGACAATTTCTATCTATAACTTTTCAAGAAAGACTTACAAGTAGCACTTTAGTGGCCGATAGGATGTCACCAAGACGTAGATACGTAGGTCAAACTTTTTGCCACCAATAAGCAATGGATTATCAATATATCTGGATATTACATAGGCATCCTTTCCACTTGGGTGAACAAGTCTGTAAGAGGAGCATAAAACAGAACAAACCAAATTTtgtgggagaaattagatgttacaCCTAAAATTCACAAAGCCAGTAAGCAATATTGTCTATTGTGTATCAACATACAGTGTTCCTCTACTGTCTTTAGACCACTTCTTCAACTGTGACAGCCTGTTGATTAGAAAAATCCCTTTGCCTTGAGCTGGAAAAATAACAGAACACCAatacattaaaaatatttaagtgTGCAGCAGCTTACTCAAGCACAGTGTTTGACTAATAAGCCAGTCTACAGGCTTCCACCAGTTACTAAAATCAAAAAATCAGATTGCTCTTTGAAAAGTTCTTCAagaactgatatttttccaaTTACATATCGTGCCCTACTCCAAATGATCCTGGGTAATTCTGCAGAGGACTTACAGCCACCAAAGCACACCTGCAGATTGAACACCTCCAAACTTACACCAGAGAACTAATTTGTCACACCTTTCACAGATGTGAGACATTACAGTTTTCCTgctcacactttttttttataagaataGAATTAACTTGCATCACTACCagctgacaaaaagaaaaaaacaggaaaataatcACAATTTTGCAAAAACCTTTCACTATAGGGAAAGTTTAATGTATTTCATATTTTAATATCTAGTTCTTCCAGGTTTCCTGGAAGCCTTGGCTTTAGAATTTCTAAGAAACTTTAGAGAAAGCTGCCACTTGCATTTATTAGTTGGCTTCATGATCCAAGTACTGGATGGATTTTTTCTAAATTCCTCTACAAAAAGATTATAATCTGCTGGCAAGATGAATGTAACTGGAATAAAATCTGAAAGGAGAGAAAGGTAAACAGCTTTACTTTAAAAAGGTTGAAGCTAAAGCCAGATTCCCCCCAATATCTTTCCCCATATAGCCTAGCTATCATCTCACTCTGTTCCCTAACACTTATTGGTACCTATAACCTCTGAATACTGTCCCATTCCCTGAGCCCAATACCATACCCTTATCACGAATCATGCTCTAAACTTGGGCAAATGAGATCTACCATAATTTCTGTCCATTAACCTGTGCAGCAGATCACCCTTATCggtcaatttttgcaataatgagaaaaaaaatcaacagattacccacacccaaaaacaaaagaaaatcatcGACTCACACAAAGTTCCTTCATagtttttgttgacatgatGTCCTTCAGCAtgcaattaataaattttcaagGAAGTGCTAGCTAAGAATATTTCACTGATGTGTCAAATATTCTGTTGCGCCATTAATTATGTGGTGCCTAGAAATGAACATGTCAGCATCATTTTCCATGTGAATTGTTCTAGAGTGAACCACAATGCTTATCCCATATCTTGATCATCCCTCTTTTGGTTAATACTTTGATATGAAAAGGTATGTTTCCTCTTAAAAGTTGAAATTACAGGTTTTTATCAAGAAGGAGAAGTGATACTTCAGTTGTAAATATTTCAACAGTAATAACCAAATTACAATTTACCAAGATGAAGGTATCTCCCTAGATCATCTTTTTCTGACACAGGATTGCCCTCTTTATCTAAGTCTTTACGgtatctttttatgtttttcatcaTCATATCTTTTCTAGTCAACTCATAGTGGTTAGGGAAGTGATTGATCACTCTGCGAAAAGAAAAAGTCAGACCAAGTTAAGGGACTTGTAAATCATAAATTCTCTTACTAGTAACTTAAGATTGGTAGAAATTGACATGTAAACAGAAATATAGGATATGATTTTATCATATAGATTTAGCCATGCTGGCAGCCCCCACAGGCAATATAGAggaatcctgtgttctgattggttacatGACAGGGACCCTTCTTGACTGCTTGGGATTGCCTGATTTGATcccacacacaaaaaaagtgCATGGAGTGGACTAATAGGTTTGCAATTTTCGGACATTGTGTGGGATGAACATGCAAAAAGTGGCAAAAGACAGTTAAGGTTACTATCAACAAAATGGggtgtctttgaaaaaaatcatccCGCGCCAACTTTTATATATCACTGTAAAGCTTATTAACAATgaattatgaaaattaaattttttcacagttttaGTTTAGGTAGGCTTCAACTCTGATAGTGTTTGCTTTATTGAATTACCAGCCTCTGCATTACCACAGACCTAAAAACAAACTGGACAGTATCACTCGGTAGATAATAGGCTAACAAAGCATGTGAGGCTTTTTCTGATATTCCTATTGGTTCCTGAGAAAATCTATTTTCAAGTTGGACAATAGAAAATATTTGGGTTGTTGCCACCTCCTGGACATTATGatagaaatatatcaattttgcTCAGGCCTTACACACTTTTGTATGTGAACATCAggccaattttcatgaaaatccaACAAATTTACATACACTATTAACTCCTTTAAGTAGAGGTAACTCGTGTAATAGCAAACCTTGCGATTTTAGCCTCCAAGAATTTCACAGTTTTTGCACCTCATTTAAATGCTAGCCAATGCGGTCATAACATCGAACCCACTGGAAAGTCTTGTGACAAAGAACTCCTTTGAAATTTGTGGGAAAGGTCACTTCATGAAATGGGGAacacaaatttaagaaaaaaacaaattcgtGGGGAAAACAATAGGAAAAGTGGGAAAAAGAAATACTTCAATTCGATTTCTTTGGCTCCAGATCTTTGGCAACTTTTCCCTTTTTGGCCGTCTTATGGAGACTCTCATTTCTTTGTGTTTTGCAAAATGTGCAACAAGTTCCCTTTTGTTGTGCAGTGAAAGATGCGATGTAAACAACATACTGTATGTAAATTAAGATTCGCAACATTTTctgatattttacaattttttccccaaaaattACACTTGACTATTTTCTCTAACTAGAgagcaaaaagacaaaatattgaGAATTTTGACCAGAATTTGCTGACAGGAACCTTtaacacaaagaaaacatagATGACTCTTGTGGATTTAATGTACTAAAAACATGGTTGGCTTTCTTTCCTGGCACAAACTTTATTGCACAAACTTGTTCAGTCAAGAATGGATGAATGTTAGccaagttatttttttccatttttatc from Pocillopora verrucosa isolate sample1 chromosome 10, ASM3666991v2, whole genome shotgun sequence includes the following:
- the LOC131787072 gene encoding polyglutamylase complex subunit TTLL1-like isoform X2 — protein: MSGGRVKYVCDQDKSVLVNNFEKRGWVPCAEDEDWNFYWASVQTVRAIFNVETGYRLGDDQVINHFPNHYELTRKDMMMKNIKRYRKDLDKEGNPVSEKDDLGRYLHLDFIPVTFILPADYNLFVEEFRKNPSSTWIMKPTNKSQGKGIFLINRLSQLKKWSKDSRGTLLVHPSGKDAYVISRYIDNPLLIGGKKFDLRIYVLVTSYRPLKCYLYKLGFCRFCTVQYNASLSELDNMFVHLTNVAIQKYGEEYNPIHGGKWTVKNLQFYLEGTRGKEVTDKLFDDINWCIVHSLKAVQNVIANDRHCFECYGYDIIIDDNLKPWLIEVNASPSLTSTTSADRIMKYNLIHDTLSIVLPNGEIPETKGYLMLN
- the LOC131787072 gene encoding polyglutamylase complex subunit TTLL1-like isoform X3, whose protein sequence is MMMKNIKRYRKDLDKEGNPVSEKDDLGRYLHLDFIPVTFILPADYNLFVEEFRKNPSSTWIMKPTNKSQGKGIFLINRLSQLKKWSKDSRGTLLVHPSGKDAYVISRYIDNPLLIGGKKFDLRIYVLVTSYRPLKCYLYKLGFCRFCTVQYNASLSELDNMFVHLTNVAIQKYGEEYNPIHGGKWTVKNLQFYLEGTRGKEVTDKLFDDINWCIVHSLKAVQNVIANDRHCFECYGYDIIIDDNLKPWLIEVNASPSLTSTTSADRIMKYNLIHDTLSIVLPNGEIPDVRWNKIPSKDALGNFEVLYDEELACQDSLERDSRSRTGQTVASRGTKEGKIKQATWK
- the LOC131787072 gene encoding polyglutamylase complex subunit TTLL1-like isoform X1 gives rise to the protein MSGGRVKYVCDQDKSVLVNNFEKRGWVPCAEDEDWNFYWASVQTVRAIFNVETGYRLGDDQVINHFPNHYELTRKDMMMKNIKRYRKDLDKEGNPVSEKDDLGRYLHLDFIPVTFILPADYNLFVEEFRKNPSSTWIMKPTNKSQGKGIFLINRLSQLKKWSKDSRGTLLVHPSGKDAYVISRYIDNPLLIGGKKFDLRIYVLVTSYRPLKCYLYKLGFCRFCTVQYNASLSELDNMFVHLTNVAIQKYGEEYNPIHGGKWTVKNLQFYLEGTRGKEVTDKLFDDINWCIVHSLKAVQNVIANDRHCFECYGYDIIIDDNLKPWLIEVNASPSLTSTTSADRIMKYNLIHDTLSIVLPNGEIPDVRWNKIPSKDALGNFEVLYDEELACQDSLERDSRSRTGQTVASRGTKEGKIKQATWK